In Pyrus communis chromosome 1, drPyrComm1.1, whole genome shotgun sequence, the following are encoded in one genomic region:
- the LOC137737551 gene encoding V-type proton ATPase 16 kDa proteolipid subunit-like, whose protein sequence is MSSSTFSGDETAPFFGFLGAAAALVFSCMGAAYGTAKSGVGVASMGVMRPELVMKSIVPVVMAGVLGIYGLIIAVIISTGINPKAKSYYLFDGYAHLSSGLACGLAGLSAGMAIGIVGDAGVRANAQQPKLFVGMILILIFAEALALYGLIVGIILSSRSGQSRAD, encoded by the exons ATGTCTTCTTCAACCTTCAGTGGCGATGAAACGGCACCGTTCTTCGGGTTCCTCGGCGCCGCCGCGGCCCTCGTCTTCTCCT GTATGGGAGCGGCGTATGGGACGGCGAAGAGCGGAGTAGGAGTGGCGTCCATGGGAGTGATGAGGCCGGAGCTGGTGATGAAGTCGATCGTGCCGGTAGTTATGGCGGGAGTGTTGGGTATTTACGGACTCATCATCGCCGTCATCATCAGTACCGGTATCAACCCCAAGGCTAAGTCCTATTACCTTTTCGATGGCTATGCTCATCTTTCCTCTGGTCTAGCTTGCGGCCTTGCCGGTCTCTCTGCCGGTATGGCTATTGGCATTGTCGGTGATGCCGGTGTTAG AGCCAATGCACAACAGCCAAAGCTTTTTGTTGGAATGATCCTCATTCTCATTTTTGCCGAAGCACTGGCACTGTATGGTCTGATTGTTGGTATCATTCTCTCTTCCCGATCGGGTCAGTCAAGAGCTGACTAG